A window of Streptomyces sp. NBC_01224 genomic DNA:
AGGAGCTGGACGCGGGCACGGTGCCCGCTCTCATGACCGACCCGGACACCACGGTGCGAGCCCGTTTCGACGACGGCACCACCACGGCGCTGCCGCCCGGCACCGGTCTGGACGACGGCGACTGCAGCTGCGCCGCACCAGGGGTGTGCCGCCACCTCATCGCCCTGGTGCTGGCCTATCAGCGCGGGTTCGAGGCCGGGACGGCCGCCCCCGCCCCCGTGACCGACTGGTCCCCCGGCAGCACCGACGACACGGCCCTGGCCGAAGCCGTAGGCGCCCGGCCGCTCGCCGCGGCCCGCCGCGCCTTCGAGCGGGGTTACGCCGCCCTTGTGCACCGCCCGTCCCCGGACCATTCCGAGCCCCGGGTCGAACTCCCCACCTGCACGGTGCGCTTCCCGGTCCCCGGCGAGATCGCGTACGCGCTGACGGATGCGGCAGCCGTGCTGCGCGGCGAGATGGTGGCGCTCGCGGTATGGGCGTTCCGGGCCGCCGACGCAGCGGGGACCGACGAGCGGCCCGTCCCCGTCCAGGTCGGCGGACGCGCCACCGCGCCGCCCACGGCCGGGCCCGCGCTCGACGCGGCCGTCGAGCTGGCGGGAGAGCTGCTGGTGGAGGGCGTGGCCCATGTCGGACCGGTCCACGGCGGAGCCCTGGCACGGGCCGGTGCCGGGCTGACCGCCGAGTCACTGCACTGGCCCGCGGGTGCGCTCGCCGAGTTGACGGACCAGCTCACGGCGTACGCCGACCGCAACGCCCACTACCGCCCGGAGATGGTCGCCGCCCTGCTCACCGAGTTGTACGCCCGTAGGCGGGCCGGCGCGCTCCCCGGCGTACTGGGTAGCCGCGATGCCGGTGACACCCCGCTGCGCCGGGTCCGGCTCACCTCGCTCGGCTGCCGTGTCCACGGCACACCGCAGTCCCTGATCTGCGAGGTGTATTTCGCTCATCCCGGCGCGGGCACCGTCCTCGTCCTGCGAAAGACCTGGACGGCTGGCGAGGGCAAGGAGCTCACCGGCCATCTGCTGTCCACCCGCCGCGTCCTCGCCACGCCGCTGAGCTCACTGGCCGCCGGAAGCCTGGTCAGCGAGAGCGTGCGGCGCACGCCGAGCCGCGCGCTGACGATCGCCCGGGGCCGGCTGGGCACGACGACCATCACGCCCGTCGGCGCCGCCTGGACGGAGCTTCCGGAGCCGTTGCTCGTACGGGATCTGTCCGCGCTGACGGCGGGCTGGGAGGGCAGGCCGCCCCGGCTGATCCGGCCGCGGATCGAGGCGGAGGCGGTCCATGTCGTCGCCCTGTCACAGGTGGAGAGCGTCGGTTACGACCCAGCCGAGCAGCGCCTCGAAGCCGTCGTGCGCGATGCCTCGGGGACCCCCGCGCTGGTGACGTCGGGCTACCGGCCGGAGTGCCCCGGTGCGTTGGACGCCCTGGCCGACGCGCTGGAGGGCGGCGCCACGCACGTCAGTGGTTCGGTGCACCGCTCCGGTGGTGGAATCCGGATCGATCCGATCGCGGTGCTCACCCCGGCCGGGGTGGTCGTGCCCGATCTCGCGCCCGGTGACGGTTCCACGGCGTTGGCAGCGACGGTGCACCGTCCGTCCGATCCGCTGACGGCGGTGCTGGACGAGGCGATATCCGCCATGTCGGCGGTGCCGCACAGCGGACTGCGCCATCTGAACAGCCCCGCCCGTTCCCGTATCGACGAGGCGGCGACCGCGCTGTCACGCACCGGCCTGACCCGTGCCGCGACCCTGCTGCGCGCCTTCCTCGACGCTCTGGACGCCGGGGCCGCGCCGAACGGGGAGGGCCTCGCCGCCCGCTCCGATGCGTGGCTGGAAGCCCAGCTCCATCTCCTGGTCAGCAGCGAACTCCGTTCCTCTCAACCGGAGTTCGTGGCAGCTTCGGTATCCGCCTAGGGCCGGTTCAGATAGGCGAGCCCGGGATGGGCCTTCGTGTACCCGTCGAGGAGTCGTCCGGCCACGGTCACCGAGTCGACCAGTGGGTGCAGCGCGAAGGCCTTCACGGCGGTGGCGCGTGATCCGCTTTCCGCCGCGTCCAGTACCGCGCGCTCGACGGCCTTGACCGCGGTGACCAGGCCGACGGCGTGGTACGGAAGCGGGTCGACGGCGACGGGACGGGCGCCGTTCGCGTCGACCAGGCACGGCACCTCGATGACGGCGTCCGTGTCGAACACGGAAAGCGTCGTGCGGTTGCGGACGTTGAGGATGAGCGAGGTCCGTTCGTTGCGGGCGACGGCCCGCATGAGGGCGAGCGCCACCTTCTCGTAGCCGCCGGACTCCAGATCGCTCTCGTCCCGCTCGCCGACCCCGGCGACCTCCCGGTTCTCCGACATATAGGTGGCTTCGCGTTCGGCGCGGGTGCGGTCCCAGGCCGGCAGTGCGGGGGCGGCCGGGTCCTTCACCCGGGCGTAGAAGCCCTCCTGCTGCTCACGGAGAAAGGAGCCCCGGGTCTGCTCGGCGTCCTGGTAGGCGCGTACGGCTTCCCGGTTGAAGTAGTAGTAGTGCAGATACTCGTTGGGGATGGCGCCCAGCGACTGCAGCCAGTCGACGCCGAAGAGTCTGCCTTCCTCGAAGGAACCGAGAAGTTCCGGGTCCGCCAGCAGCCGCGGGAGTTCGTCGCGGCCGTCGACGTGCAGTGCGCGGACCCAGCCGAGATGGTTGAGGCCGACGTAGTCGATCCGGGATCGGTCGGGGTCGGCGCCGAGCACCCGAGCGATTCGGCGGCCGAGGCCGACCGGGGAGTCGCAGATGCCGATGACCCGGTCCCCCAGGTGACGGGACATGGCCTCGGTGACCAGGCCTGCCGGGTTGGTGAAGTTGATGACCCAGGCGTCCGGGGCGAGCCGCGCGATGCGTTGGGCGAGGTCGACGGCGACGGGCACGGTGCGCAGCCCGTACGCGATGCCGCCCGCCCCGACCGTCTCCTGGCCGAGTACGCCTTGGTCGAGGGCGACCCGTTCGTCGGTGGCCCGCCCTTCGAGACCTCCGACGCGAACCGCCGAGAAGACGAAGTCGGCGCCGCTCAGCGCCTCGTCGAGCTCGGTGGTGGCGGTGACGGCGGGCGCGTCCGGGACGTTCGCGGCCTGTTCGCCGAGCACCCGGGCGATAGCGGTGAGCCGGCCGGCGTCGGTGTCGTAGAGGGTGACCGCGGTCACGCGGCCCTCGGCGTGATCGGCGAGCAGCGCCCCGTACACGAGTGGAACCCGGAATCCGCCGCCGCCCAGAATTGTCAGCTTCACGCTTCCGCATGGTACGTGGGCGGGCCCGGACGGGGCCCGGGCGACTCCGGAAGGCAGCTGTCCACCGGCGCCGACAGCACCCGGCCCGGAGGCCGCGGACCGGCGGGTCCGCGCCACCGGGCCGGTGATTCGTCTCGATCCCGCCGGTTCAGTTGCCGCTCCACCAGCGCGATACGGCCCGCCACAGCCTCGCGGGGGCGGCTTGCCTGCGCTGCTGCGGGATCCGGCCCGCGGCGGACCGCCCGGCGGACGTGCCACCGGACTCGTCGGTCACCGTCGCAGTGGACGTCACACCAGGCGCACCGGGCGCAGCCGGCGCACCCATCGAGGCAGGCGCCGGTGCCGCACCGGGAGTGCGTCCGGGTGTGGGGGCGGTGTGCCGGACCGTGGACTGCGCCTCCCAGTCCTGGCGCGGCAGGTTCGGCCTCCCTATGGACGGCGGTTCCTTGTCGTCCTGCGGCTCACGCGCGGCGAAGTCCGCCGGAAGCTCCACCAGGTGCCGGCCCATGATGTTCCCGATCCATCTCAGCTCGCTCTCGTCGACGGCCAGTTCGAGGTCGGGGAGCCGCATGAGCAGGGCGTCGACACCGACGTCCGCGATGGCGCGTCCGATGTCCTGCCCCGGGCATTCATGGGGGCCGCCGCTGAATGCGAGGTGGGCGCGGTTGCCTTCCATGTCGGCGTTGAGGTCGGGCCGCACCAGCGGATCGGTGTTGGCCGGTGCGATGCCGACGATCAGGGCGTCGCCCGCCTTGATCTGCTTACCGCCCAGTTCGGTGTCGCCGACCGCCCAGCGGCCGAAGACCGCGGTGAACGGCGGTTCGTCCCACAGGGTCTGCTCGACCGCTTCGGGCACCGTCATATGACCACCGCTGAGCCTGGCCCGGAAGCGGGGATCGGTGAGCACCATGCGCAGGACGTTGGCGATCAGGTTGGCGGTCGCCTCGTAGGAGGCGATGAGGATCAGCCGCAGATGCTCGCTGACCTCCTGGTCGTTCATTCCTGCCGGATGCTCGACGAGCCAGGTGGCGAAGTCGTCGGCGGGTTCGCGCCGGCGGCGCTGGACGAGCCGGGTCAGTGCCTGAAGGACGTAGGCGTTGCTCGCGACGGCGGTCGCCGTGCCGCGGGTCATGTCACGGGCGGCCTGGACCATCCGGTCGTTGTACTCCTCGGGCATGCCGAGGATCGCGCACATCACCATCATCGGCAGCCGCTCGGCGAACTGGCTGACCAGGTCGACGCGGCCTTCCTGGCAGAAGCCGTTGACGAGCCGGTTGCTGTAGCGGTTGACGTGGCGGCGCACCCCGCGGGTGTCGATGCGGCCCATGCTGTCGGTGACCGCGCCGCGCTGGCGTTCATGGGTGGCGCCGTCGGCGAAGACACAGACCGGCTGCCAGGTGAAGATCGGGGCCAGTGGGTGGTCCGGGGCGACTGTGCCGTCCTGCAGGGCCCGCCATCGCCGGGAGTCGCGGGAGAACTGCGAGGGGGTACGGGTCATGTGCAGGTTCTCGCTGTGCCCGAGGACCAGCCAGGCGGGTACGTCTCCGTGCAGCAGTACGGGGGCCACGCTGCCGTGTTCGGCGCGCAGTTTGTCGTACAGCCCGTGGGGGTCCCGCTCGGCCTCCGGGCCGTAGAGCCGGCGCAGTCCGCCGGGGCCGACACCGAGGCCGTGGGCCGGGCACTCGGGGGGCGGAACCGGCCCCTGAGCCGCTCCGGGCTCGTAGTGAAAGGGGGTTGTCACGATCGCTCCAGGGATCAGGATTCCAAGGACCAGACGGATGGGACGCGCGGGGGGTGTGTACTGCTGTCAGGCGAGCGGGAGGGCCAGACTGTGCAGATAGCGCATCAGCGTCATCAGTACGTCTCGGCTGGAGGCACGCAGCCGGGCGTCGCAGTCGATCACGGGGACCTCTTCGGGGAGGTCCAGAGCGGCACGCAGCGTCTCGACGGGGTGTTTCGGGGCGTCGGGGAAGGTGTTGACGGCGACGACGAACGGCACGCCGCGCTCCTCCAGCCGCCCGATGACGTCGAAGCTGACTTCGAGGCGGCGGGTGTCGATGAGGACCACCGCGCCGAGGGCACCTTCGAACAGGCCGTTCCACAGGAACCAGAACCGTTCCTGGCCCGGGGTGCCGAACAGATAGAGGATCAGTTCCTCACTGATGGAGATCCGGCCGAAGTCCATGGCGACGGTGGTCGCGGTCTTGCTCTCCACCCCGAAGTTGTCGTCCACGCCGACTCCGGCCTGGGTCATGGTCTCTTCGGTGGTCAGCGGCCGGATCTCGCTGACGGATCCGACCATGGTCGTCTTGCCGACCCCGAACCCTCCGACGATCACGACCTTCACCGCGGCTGTCGCCGTGGTGGGAAGGACGTCCTCGCGCCGGGGGCCGGTGATCGTGTCAGAGCTTCTGAAGTCCATGCATCACCGCTTCGAGAAGGGACCTGTCCGGGAGAGTGGCGCGGACGATGGGCGCGCGCGATTCGATGAGTTCGCTCGCGAGGAGTTCCGTGAGGAGCGATGTCACCACGCTGAAGGGCAGACCGAGGTACGCCGAGATCTCGGCGACGGATAACGGCGCCTGACAGAGCCGCAGGATCACGGCCTGCTCGGGCTGGACAGTCGGCGTCGGCTGGGCCTTCGCGACGACCATCGTGACCAGGTCGAGCGGCGCCCGCTCGCTGCCGTCGGGATCGCCGGTGATCACGTACAGCCGTTCCGGGTCGCTCAGTGACGGATCGGCCTCTCGGCGTTCTCGTCGGGGAGAATTCATCCGGCCTGCCCATCATGGCGCGGCGGGCTCGTCAGGTGGGCGCCGATCCTGACGACCATGTCGCGCATCCGCGACCCGACGAGCCCCGCGTCGACCGTCTCACCGGCAAGGACCGCGAGGTACGCCCCGGTTCCGGCGGCCATCAAGTAGAAGAAGCCGCCGGTGACTTCGATGACGACGAGGCGCATAAGGCCGTCGCTGTAAGGGATTTCGGAGGCGACGGCGGCGGCCAGGCTCTGCAGCCCCGCGCAGGCCGCCGCGAGGCGGTCGGCGACATCGGGGTCGCCGCCGTGCCGGGCGATGCGCAGACCGTCGGCGGAGAGCACCACGATCTGGTGGATGTCCGGCACGTCGTCTGCCAGTTCCTTGAGCATCCAGTCCATATTTCCCCGCTGCTGGATCACTTCAGGTCTCCCTTGTCCCAGGCATCGTCAGAGTCTTCGTCGGTCTTCGGCTCCTGCGGCACACCGTTGACGGCGTTGGTGAAGGCCTCCAGCCAGAGTCCGGGGGGCTGCGCCTTGCCGCTGTCGTTCCCCTGGCCGTGGCCGCTGATGTGGCCGTTGCGCTGTCCTGCGGTGGGGTCGACGGCCTGCGCGGGGAGGTTGTGCGAGCCCAGGGGGGCGCGGCCACGGCTGCGGCGTTGCGGGAGACCGCCCGCGGTCCACTCGGTCACCACGGGGACGTCATCCTCCATGGCGGCCGCGGGGACGGCCGGCCGGGTGACGGGTGCGACCGGTCCGGTGGCGGGGCGCTGGGCCACGGGGCGGGGCTTGCGACGTGCCGGCACGACGTGCTTCATCGCCTCCTGGTCGATGTCGCTGGTGGGCCTCGATGTGGCGCCGATGCCGTGGGCGATGCCGGGAGCGGGTCCGGTGGTGATCATGGCGCGGGGCACGATGAGTACGGCACGGACACCGCCGTACGCGGACTGCCGCAGCGAGACCTGGAGGTCGTACATCCGCGAGAGCCGTCCGACGACTGCCATGCCGAGTCGCGGGGACTCGCCGAGGTCGTTCATGTTGGAGCCGGCCTGCGCCCTGGCGAGCATGTTCTCGGCCCGCGCGCGGGCCTCCTCGCTGAGCGAGACGCCGCCGTCCTCGATCTCGATGGCGATGCCGGTCTGCACCTCGACGGCGGTGACGTGCACCCGGGTCTGCGGCGGCGAGTAGCGGGTGGCGTTGTCGAGGAGTTCGGCGCAGGCGTGGATGAGCGGTTCGACGGCCGTGCCGATGATGGCGACCTTGGCGATCGAGTGCAGATCGACGCGCGGGTACTCCAGGATGCGCGACATGGCGCCGCGCAGCACGCTGAACAGCGGTACGGGCTTGGGCCATTGGCGACTGGGGCGGGCGCCGCCGAGTACCGCGATGGAGTCGGCGAGACGGCCGATCAGCGCGGTGCCGTGGTCGATGCGGAGCAGGTCGTCGAAGACATCGGGGTTGCGCCCGTGGTGCTCCTCCATCTCCCGCAGTTCACTCGCCTGGCGGTGGACGATCGCCTGGACCCGCCGGGCGACGTTGACGAAGGCGCGCTGCGCGGAGTCACGCATCGCCTCTTCGTTGTCGATGATGTTCAGCACCGTGTAGACGAGGGTGCGCTGGGCGTCGGGCAGGTCGCGGTACAGCTCGTCCGCGTCGACGACATCACGGAGCACCTCTTCGGGCGAATTACCCACGCGCAGCCGGTGGATGGCGGCCGGCAGGAGCTCCTTGCTGATCCTCACGGTCTCGTCGTCGTGTGTGGCGATGCGCCGCTCCAGGTCGACGAAGCGCCGTTCGTACACCGCACGCTGGGTGCGCAGATCGCGTGCCCGGCGGGCGAGTTGAAGGGTGAGTACGGCGACCACGACGGTGGCGAGCGCGCCGCACCAGACGACTGGTATCCGCGCGGCCGGGGAAACCAGTGCCACCGCGGCGGCGGTGGCACCGCCCATCAGGAGCACGGGCAGCAACATGGCGCGAACGACGGGGGTTCCTCGTTCGATCGGCGGTGATTCAACACGAACCATCTAAAACCTCTGGCGGTTGATTCGGGAGGTATAAGCGCTTGCAGGACACTCGGGAACAAGCGCTCGAATTCATATCAACTCGACTTCGCTGCGCGTGAGCTTAGTCAGATCGGAACAGTGCTTCGGCACATTCACCCAACCCCCTGCGCGAGCGCTCCCGCGGTAATACACTCACGAGTTTTTGCACGCACCGCCTCCGCGCGTGCACAAGGAGTAACGAGCGGGGGAAATTCGCAAGGCCGAGCACTCTTCGTACCTCACAGAGGGACAGTCGCAGAGATGCCCGGAAGGCCGATTCGAGCACGCTTACGGAAGGAGTAGGGCAGATGGAGAAATAGCCGAATGGCTCCATCCCAGGACCGATCCATTCCGTACCGCAAAGAGGGACGCGGGCACATGTGATCGAAGCGGATCGAAAGGAGCACATTCATGACTGAAGGACGGGTGCACGGCAAGGTCGCCATAGTGACGGGCGGTGCGGGTGGTATCGGTGCGGAGATCTGCCGCGTCCTCACCGCACAGGGAAGGGCTCGACGGTCGTCGCCGCCGATCGGAATCGAAGAAGAACGGACACACCATGGGGCCGACACGGGGCTACACCATCGAATCGCTGGACACCGGGCTCCGGCTGATGCAGCTGTTCCTCACCCATGACACGCTCACCGTCTCCGAGGCTGCCGAGCTGCTCTCCGTCGGCCGGTCCACCGCCCACCGGGTGCTCAGCACCCTGGCGGGACGCGGCTTCGCGATCCGGGACTCCTCCGGCCGCGGCTATTGCGCCGGTCCCGAACTCGTACGGCTCGGCCGCCCGGCGGGCTTCGGTACGGCCGTCCGCGAACAGCTCGGAGCGGTACTGGACGACGCGGTACGGCGCACCGGTGAGACCGTGCAGAGTGCGGCACTGATCGGCGACCAGATCATCATCACCGACGGCCGCGAGTCCTCGCACCCGGTGCGGGTGATGCTGGAGATGGGCCGTACTCATCCCGCCCACGCCACCTCGGGCGGCAAGATGCTGCTCTCCCGGATGACGGTGGAGCAGGTCTGCGCCCTCTACCCGCAGGAGGAGCTGGCGGAGGTCACCCCGAACACCCTCACCTCGCGGTCCGCACTGCTCGCGGAGCTCGATGAGATCCGCTCCTGCGGATACGCCCTCAGCCGCGGGGAGTCGGTCTGGGGCATGAACGCCGTCGCCGTTCCGCTGGCCGGGGCGAGCTGGCGGGACCGGCTGGCCCTGATGGCATCGGCGCCCGCCGACCGCGGCGACGACGCGGCACTCATCCGCCGCGCCGAGGAACTGCGCCGGTCCGCCGCACTGTTGGGCGCACTCTGAAGCGGGCTCCGAACCACCGCTTCGGTCACGGTCCGGCGTTCTCGGGCAGGATGCAGCAGATCACGGCCGCGGTGACCGCCGAGGCACCCGAGTCGCGCGGGGCGGTGCTCGCGACGTTCTACACGATCGTGTACGCGGGTCTCGGGCTGCCGGCCGTCGCTGCCGGACTACGGGTGAGGTACCAGGGGATGGCGCGGGCGATGAACGAGTTCGCGCCGGCCGCCGCCGTGGTGTGTGTGCCGATCCTGGCCGTACATCCACGGGTGAGCAGGCGCCCGGAGCAGGCCGCCCGAGGGCCTGCTCCGGGGCCGAGCACCTCTCCCTAGTCCCAGAGGTCGGTGCTGTGGGCGTCCACCAGGGCGACGATGCGGGCGAGGACGTCGTCGGCGGACTGTGGATCGTGCCGGCGTCCGTCGCGCAGACGCAGGGCGACATGGTCGTCGGCGGCTTCCCTGGAACCGATGACGGCTTGGTAGGGCACCAGGCGGGCTTCCCGGATGCGGGCCCCCAGGGTGCCGCGTTCCGGTCCGGCGACCTCGGCCCGCAGCCCGAGACCGGTGCACCGCCGGGCGAGCGCCTCGGCATTCGGCAGCTCGGCTTCGGAGACCGGGAGGATCGCCAGCTGGGTGGGGGCGAGCCAGGCGGGGAAGGCCCCGCCGTGTTCCTCGATGAGATGGGCGACGGCTCGCTCCACGCTGCCGATGATGCTGCGGTGGATCATGACCGGCCGGTGCTTCGCGCCGTCCGGGCCGATGTAGTGCAGGTCGAACCGGGCCGGCTGGTGGAAGTCGATCTGGACGGTGGACAGGGTGGACTCCCTGCCCGCACTGTCGGTGACCTGGACATCGATCTTGGGACCATAGAACGCGGCCTCTCCCTCGGCCGCCTCGTAGGGCAGGCCGGAACGGTCGAGGACCTCGGTCAGCAGGGCGGTGGACCGCTGCCACATCTCGGGGGCGGCGACATACTTCCCGCCTGGTCCCGGGAGGGAGAGCCGGTAGCGGGCCGGGCTGACGCCCAGCGCCCGGTACGCCCGGCGGATCAGTTCCAGCGCGGCCTGCGCTTCCTCGGCCACCTGGTCCAGGGTGCAGAAGATGTGCGCGTCGTTCAGCTGGATGGCCCGCACACGGGTCAGTCCGCCGAGCACTCCGGAGAGTTCGGAGCGGTACATGCCGCCCAGCTCGGCCATGCGCAGCGGCAGTTCGCGGTAGCTGTGGGAGCGGGAGCGGTAGATGACCGCGTGGTGCGGACACAGGCTGGGCCGCAGCACGACCTGCTCCCCACCCAGGTCCATCGGCGGGAACATGTCGTCGCTGTAGTGCGACCAGTGCCCGGAGATCTCGTACAGCTCCCGCTTGCCGAGCACCGGCGAGTACACGTGCCGGTAGCCCGCCCGCCGTTCGGCGGTGCGGATGTACTCCTCCAGGGTGTGGCGCACGACTGCGCCGTCGGGCAGCCAGTACGGCAGTCCCGCGCCGATCAGCGGGTCGGTGTCGAACAGGTCCAGCTCACGGCCGAGCTTGCGGTGGTCGTTCATGGCGGTCTCCTCGCGGTCGTCGGACGAGTGACCGCAAGGCGAAGCCCCGGGGCACTCGCCCCGGGGCTTCGGACTGAACAGCTGTCAGCGCGCCGGGACACTCTCCGGCGTCGTCGTCATGGCAGCGCGCTTCATGCGGCGGACGTTAGCAGCGACGTACCGATGTCCGCGCGGGATTTATTTCCGGCGCCGCCGACCCTGCGGCGCTGCCCGGCAGTGCGGTGCTGCCGGTCCCGGCCGCGGGCCGACCCGGCGGGGTCCCGGCCCCCGGTTCAGCGCCGGGCGCCGCCGATGCGTCCCTCCAGCTGCACCAGCAACTCGCTGAGCTGGGTGCTGAGCCGGGCACGGGACTGCTCGTCGAGACCGGACAGCACCATGCGTTCGTACGCCAGCTGCCGGGGCAGCAGCCGGTCGACCAGGTCGCGGCCCTCCTCGGTGAGGCGGACATGGGCGACGCGGCGGTCGCGGGCGTCGCTGCGGCGGTCGACGAGCCCACGCTCCTGAAGGACCCGCAGACGCTTCGTGACGGCGGCGCCGGACGAGAACGTCTCCCTGGCCAGCTCGCCGGGGGTGAGTTCGCGGTCGGTACGGCGTACGGCACCGAGCAGGTCGAACTCGGCGCGGGTCAGGCCGGCGGCGCGCAGCGGGGCGTCCTCCGCCTGCTGGAGCAGGGCCGCGCAGCGGTTGATACGGCCGATGAGTTCCATCGGTCCGGTGTCCAGCTCCGGGTTGACGGCCTGCCACTGCCGCACCACCGAGGCGACGATGTCGTCGGTCACACCGCTCCGTTCTCCTGGGCGGGGGCGATCAGCCCCTGCCGTGTTGCTGTCGCCGCGAGCGTACGGTGTCCGGCCTGCTCGGCCGCGAGGACCTGTTCCTGGGGCAGGGCGCGCTGCCACCATTCGCCCGCTGCGGTGTCGTCGGCCTCGCGCAGCTCGACGAGCGATCCGGTCAGCCTGCGGCGCGCGGCGTCGAGGGCGGCGGGCGTGGGCTGCGGGGCGGCGAGAGCGTGTACGGCATGGGCGCGGGCCCGGTCAGTGGCGGCCAGGGCCTTTTCCAGGCGTCCGGCGGCCCGGCGGTTGGTCACCAGCATGGCGGCGAGGATGCCCACGCCTGCGCCGATCACCGTGTCCAGGACCCGGTCGCCGATGAGCTCACCGGCCGGGTGGGTGCCGCCGAACTCCAGGACCAGCAGGGCCATCGGCGTGACGGCGATGGAGCCGAGCCAGTAGTTGCGCGTGATCAGGGCCTCCGCCGCGAAGCCGAAGAGCAGGCAGAAGCCGATGAGGGCCAGCGGTCCGGTGCGGCTGACCGGGAGGACGACGGCGAAGACGAGGACGCCGAGCAGATTGCCGAGGGTCCGCTGGAGGGCCCGGTTCCAGGACAATGTCACGTTGGCCTGGTACAGGGAGGCGGCCGTGACGATCGCCCAGTAGGGCCGGCCGACGCCGGCCGCCTGGGAGACATATCCGGCCAGGGCGCAGCCGATCAGCGCACGGGCGCCGATGGGGAGCAGCGGGGAGCCCGGGGCGAGGCGGCGCAGCAGTGCGCGGCGGGCTTCGCGGCGGCTTCGTGTGCGCCGGGCGGCCCGTTCGGCGTCGATGCCGAACAACTCATCGGACGTGCCGGGGGCGGGCGGCGGAGTGGGGACGGGTCCGCGGGCACGGGTCTGCCGGGCCCAGACGCGGAGCCGTTCGGGGTCGGGGGCGGAAGCGGGGGCAGCGGTGGGAGCGATCGGGGAAACGCCGTGGGCGCCCCCGGCAAGGGCGGCCTCGGCGTGGACGACGAGACGTTCGAGAGCCCGGCGTACGGGCGTGGGGCGTCCGGCGGCGAGCAGCGCCTGCCAGGCCGCGTGCACGGCCGCGACCGCGGCGCGCCGGGTGCGATGACCGGGGGCGGTGACGTATGCCGCGGCCGCGTCGAGTGCGCGGGCGGTCGCCCGGCGCTCCGGCCCCTCCCTGCGGATCACCGCGGGGCCGACCGTGACCAGCCAGGAGATCACGCCCGCGGCCAGGGTCAGCGCGAGGTGGCCGGGTACCTGGCCGAGGTGCTGCGGGGCGAAGAGTGCGGCCGAGGTCACGAACGTGAAGATCACCGGCCCGGGCGGGCCGATGCGGGTGGCGTCGCAGAGCATCTTCTGTCCGGCGGCGAGCAGTGCGCCCACCGCGATCAGCACGGCGGTCGATCCGGTGAGCGAGGCCGCGACGAGGGATATCGCCATGCCGATGACCATGGAGACGACGACTCCGGCCACGGCTCGGGCGCGGCGGGCGTACGGCAGGTTGTGGCCGTACAGCGCACAGAGCGAGCCGGCCATCGTGTACATCACGAGGTCGAGCCGGTCGACGGCGAACAGCAGAAGATCCGGTACGGCGGTGGCGACGACCACACTCAGCGCCGGCTTGAACCACATGTCCGAGGGCCGGGCGAGGCGCAGGGGTGCGGCCAGCGGGAGTCTGCGGACCGAGGGCTGCCGGGATCGGATGATTGTATCGCTCACCCAAATACTTTAACAGGTATTACACCCGTAAAACAACTTCTTCGATGACCAGGCCGCGGCACTGATGGCCGCCCCCTCCGTGAACCCATAGCGTTCAACCGCACGAGGACAGACAGGCATATGTCGATGCACCCACGAAGGAATCCGTATGAAGCTCACCAAACCGGTGCCCAGCGGTCCCTGCTGGATCGAGCTGAGCACCCCCGACATCCCGGCTGCCAAGTCGTTCTACGCGGCGCTCTTCGGCTGGCGCTCCGAGACCGATCCGCGTGAGGAGGCGGGCGGCTACACCATGGCGCGCCTCTCAGATGCGCGAGTGGCCGCACTGAGTCCGGTCTACCAGCCGGGACAGCCGCCCGCCTGGACTGTCTCGTTCGCCAGCGAGGACACGGACGCCACGGTCGAGAAGGTGAAGTCGGCGGGCGGCTCGCTCCTGGTCGGCCCGATGGACGTGTTCGACCAGGGCAGGTTCGCGGTGGTCGCGGATCCGTCCGGTGCGGTGTTCTCGCTGTGGCAGGGCCGCGCCTTCGCCGGCGCCGAGCGGCTGAACGA
This region includes:
- a CDS encoding VOC family protein, producing MKLTKPVPSGPCWIELSTPDIPAAKSFYAALFGWRSETDPREEAGGYTMARLSDARVAALSPVYQPGQPPAWTVSFASEDTDATVEKVKSAGGSLLVGPMDVFDQGRFAVVADPSGAVFSLWQGRAFAGAERLNDPGALGWVELITREADQSLAFYPAVFGWTVNTASEGYTQWGVAGEDFGGMLIMDDRFPPEAPPNWLPYFAVTDVDAAAATAQGAGGELLMPPTSVPDGPRIAVVRDPQGAVFGIHRAGDEGQ